One window of the Halobacillus litoralis genome contains the following:
- the lepB gene encoding signal peptidase I, whose product MSERSKKEWLEWLKAIAVAITLAFILRTFFFATSIVEGASMDPTLQNGERVMFNKIIYYIDEPDQGDIVIIERPVKSYVKRIIGQPGDTVEIRNHQLYVNGEKETQSYLTEGAASATRDFGPVKVPEGEYFVMGDNRSISKDSRNGLGFVKEEEIIGRTELIIYPFNEWGLTK is encoded by the coding sequence TTGTCAGAGCGCTCAAAAAAAGAATGGTTGGAGTGGTTGAAAGCCATCGCCGTCGCCATAACGCTGGCCTTTATTCTGAGAACGTTTTTCTTTGCAACTTCGATCGTCGAAGGTGCCAGCATGGATCCGACACTACAGAACGGTGAACGAGTCATGTTCAATAAAATCATATACTATATAGATGAGCCCGACCAAGGCGATATAGTCATTATCGAACGTCCGGTGAAAAGTTATGTGAAACGGATCATTGGTCAGCCTGGAGATACAGTTGAAATCCGCAATCATCAGTTATATGTAAATGGAGAAAAAGAAACCCAGAGCTATTTGACTGAAGGGGCGGCATCCGCCACGAGAGATTTCGGTCCTGTAAAAGTCCCAGAGGGCGAATATTTCGTTATGGGTGATAATCGTTCCATCAGTAAAGATAGTCGTAATGGTCTCGGATTCGTTAAAGAAGAGGAAATTATCGGTCGTACTGAACTCATCATTTATCCGTTCAATGAATGGGGTTTGACGAAATAA
- a CDS encoding YvrJ family protein — translation MEPWISIIADVGFPVAVTFYLLHRVEGKLDQLIDTLHQLPEKIISS, via the coding sequence ATGGAACCGTGGATCTCTATTATTGCTGATGTCGGTTTCCCTGTGGCCGTGACATTCTATTTATTGCACCGGGTCGAAGGGAAGCTGGATCAGCTCATTGATACGCTTCACCAATTGCCTGAAAAAATCATTTCCTCCTAA
- a CDS encoding DUF2922 domain-containing protein encodes MKKLELKFLNEDDKVVTISLDEPTEPADPALVNAAMDAIIAQNCFYSSGGDLVKKKEARIVERNIFTVEI; translated from the coding sequence ATGAAAAAGCTGGAATTGAAATTTCTGAATGAGGATGACAAGGTTGTTACCATTTCTCTTGATGAACCGACTGAACCTGCTGATCCTGCATTGGTTAATGCCGCCATGGATGCGATCATTGCACAGAACTGCTTTTACTCAAGCGGTGGAGATTTAGTGAAGAAAAAAGAAGCACGGATTGTTGAACGTAATATTTTCACGGTAGAAATTTAA
- a CDS encoding DUF1659 domain-containing protein, translated as MAVISQKTDARLQLVFDKGVDADGNMVLTRKSFNNVKIAATNEQLYEVSNALATLQERILFKVERNDQSLLLEES; from the coding sequence ATGGCTGTTATTTCCCAAAAAACAGATGCACGGTTGCAACTCGTTTTTGACAAAGGTGTAGACGCAGACGGGAACATGGTTTTAACTCGTAAGTCCTTCAACAATGTGAAGATTGCTGCGACAAATGAACAATTGTATGAAGTATCAAACGCCCTGGCTACTCTTCAAGAGCGCATCCTATTCAAAGTCGAACGAAACGACCAGTCCCTATTACTAGAGGAATCATAA
- a CDS encoding DoxX family protein: protein MINQMLRNNKVVAAILTVFRVYLGYAWLTSGIGKLTGGFEINGFLNGAISKADGAHPAVQGWWAVFLEQFALPNHELFAFLVMWGEVIAGTALILGLFTNLAAFSGILMNFAFLFSGTTSTNPQMVILTIFLLVAGTNAGRYGLDRWVLPLLQNRTLSFHKKRLMLQ, encoded by the coding sequence ATGATCAACCAAATGTTAAGAAACAACAAAGTAGTCGCTGCTATTTTGACCGTTTTCCGTGTGTACTTAGGATATGCTTGGCTGACTTCTGGAATTGGCAAGCTCACAGGCGGATTTGAAATCAACGGTTTCTTGAATGGGGCGATAAGCAAGGCCGATGGAGCTCATCCCGCTGTTCAAGGGTGGTGGGCAGTATTCTTAGAACAATTCGCTCTACCTAATCACGAACTGTTTGCTTTCCTGGTAATGTGGGGGGAAGTTATTGCAGGAACCGCCCTCATCCTTGGGTTATTCACGAACTTGGCCGCTTTCAGTGGAATTCTCATGAACTTCGCTTTCTTATTCAGCGGGACTACGAGCACGAATCCGCAAATGGTTATATTGACCATCTTCCTGCTTGTGGCAGGCACCAATGCCGGACGCTACGGATTGGATCGCTGGGTACTCCCCCTTTTACAAAACCGTACTCTCAGCTTCCATAAAAAAAGACTTATGCTGCAATGA
- a CDS encoding carotenoid biosynthesis protein → MTTYIFRFFIFWYICGLILISFDLLPPWLEWANSVFLITAGIIAGIYFSKMYGLWKGTSYSLFIIFFSIYVEHLGVKYNFLFGSYAYTENFGLKIGETPFTIGFAWLLIIGCSHELARMISSGLHGINKAIVFLFTGALSAVTMDLILDPVSYKVKEYWIWLDPGVYYDIPFSNFFGWFILAAFFHIIFLLWGPEKPAEAGQWPRRMSLVFGLIIGMFIIIAFTGKLYFAITLVSLMTAGWYVLYFWRKKHVSTSS, encoded by the coding sequence ATGACAACCTACATTTTTCGTTTCTTCATCTTTTGGTATATCTGCGGTCTTATCCTTATATCATTCGACCTCCTCCCCCCATGGCTGGAGTGGGCGAACAGCGTGTTTTTAATCACCGCTGGAATCATTGCCGGCATCTATTTTTCTAAAATGTACGGACTCTGGAAGGGCACCAGCTACAGTCTATTCATCATTTTCTTCAGCATTTATGTGGAGCATCTCGGTGTAAAATACAATTTCTTATTCGGATCTTACGCTTACACAGAGAATTTCGGGCTTAAAATCGGGGAAACCCCCTTTACGATCGGGTTCGCATGGCTGTTGATCATCGGCTGTTCACATGAGCTTGCCCGCATGATTTCTTCGGGACTTCACGGAATAAATAAAGCCATTGTTTTTTTATTTACAGGAGCATTGAGCGCTGTAACCATGGACCTTATTCTTGATCCCGTGTCTTATAAAGTGAAAGAATATTGGATTTGGCTAGACCCTGGTGTGTATTATGATATTCCTTTTTCCAACTTTTTTGGATGGTTCATTTTAGCGGCTTTTTTCCATATCATTTTTCTACTATGGGGTCCAGAAAAGCCTGCGGAGGCTGGACAATGGCCAAGACGGATGAGTCTGGTATTCGGTTTGATCATCGGTATGTTCATCATCATTGCGTTTACAGGCAAGTTGTACTTTGCCATCACCCTTGTCAGTCTAATGACTGCAGGTTGGTATGTTTTGTATTTTTGGAGGAAAAAACATGTTTCAACAAGCTCGTAA
- a CDS encoding lysophospholipid acyltransferase family protein, producing MFQQARKRPMVEWGFTRFNRLFLKAHFANIQVEGPPSIPRKRTLFLINHSTWWDPLIIFHLNDKFVRSDGYGMMHEEGIRRFPFFRSIGAYSVNASDRRHLLKSLRYSLELLQRGSTVWIFPQGEEQHLEKRPLQFFSGVSYLAEKCPGIDVVPVSLYYSLEHTRKPNAYIKIGAPLDKDSYAHLDRKSITEHFEMKMTDQLDELKKKVINEQHGAFIKI from the coding sequence ATGTTTCAACAAGCTCGTAAAAGACCAATGGTAGAGTGGGGTTTCACCCGCTTTAACCGTCTGTTCCTTAAAGCCCATTTTGCAAATATCCAAGTGGAAGGTCCACCCTCCATTCCAAGGAAAAGGACCTTGTTCTTGATCAATCATTCTACATGGTGGGATCCGCTTATCATTTTTCATTTGAATGACAAGTTTGTACGCTCCGATGGCTATGGGATGATGCATGAAGAAGGCATTCGCCGCTTCCCTTTCTTCCGCAGCATTGGTGCTTATTCTGTCAATGCCAGCGACAGACGGCATTTGCTGAAATCACTAAGGTATAGCCTCGAACTTCTTCAAAGAGGAAGTACCGTATGGATTTTTCCTCAAGGGGAAGAACAACATCTGGAAAAAAGGCCGCTGCAATTTTTCTCAGGGGTCTCCTACCTTGCTGAGAAATGTCCTGGTATTGATGTCGTGCCTGTTTCGCTTTATTACTCATTGGAGCATACAAGGAAACCGAATGCATACATCAAAATCGGCGCCCCTCTGGATAAAGATAGCTATGCTCACCTGGATCGTAAGTCAATTACGGAACACTTCGAAATGAAAATGACCGACCAACTGGATGAGCTGAAAAAGAAAGTCATTAACGAACAGCATGGTGCATTTATCAAGATTTAA